DNA from Mesorhizobium sp. B2-1-1:
CCGGCTGGTGCCCAACGCCATGGAGCCGCGGGCAGCGCTGGGCCACTACGACAGGGCGGAAGACCACTATACCTGCTGGACGACCTCGCAAAACCCGCATGTCGCCCGGCTGGTGATGAGCGCCTTCTACAACATCGCGCCGGAAAACAAATTGCGCGTCATCGCGCCCGATGTCGGCGGCGGTTTCGGCTCCAAGATCTACATCTATCCAGAAGAAATCGTCTGCCTGTGGGCGTCCAAGAAAACCGGCGTGCCGGTGAAATGGGTGGCCGACCGCACCGAGAGCTTCCTCTCCGATGCGCATGGCCGCGATCATGTCTCGACAGTGGAAATGGCCTTCGACAAGAACAACAGGATCACCGGTCTCAAGGTCGACACGTTGGCCAATCTCGGCGCCTACATGTCGCTGTTCTCGTCCTGCGTGCCGACCTATCTCTACGCGACGCTGCTGTCGGGCCAGTACGATATCCCGGCGATCCACGCCAATGTCCGCACGGTCTACACCAACACAGCACCGGTCGATGCCTATAGGGGGGCAGGGCGGCCCGAAGCCACCTATCTCATCGAGCGCACGATGGAGACCGCAGCGCGGGAACTCGGCGTCTCGCCGGCGGAGCTTCGGCGGACCAACTTCATCACCACGTTTCCGCACCAGACGCCGGTCATCATGAACTATGACGCCGGCGACTATGGCGCCTCGCTCGACGCGGCGATGGGGGCCGCCGACTATGCCGGCTTTGCCGGACGCAAGGCGGAGGCCGCCAGGAACGGCAAGCTGCGCGGCATCGGCATGAGCTGCTACATCGAAGCATGCGGCCTGGCGCCGTCGGCCGCGGTGGGCTCGCTCGGCGCCGGCGTCGGCCTTTGGGAATCGGCCGAGGTGCGCGTCAATGCCGCCGGCACCATCGAGGTGCTGACCGGCTCGCACAGCCATGGCCAGGGCCATGAGACGACCTTCGCGCAACTGGTCAACGAACGGTTTGGGGTGCCGATCGACAGCGTCTCGATCGTCCATGGCGACACTGACAAGGTGCAGATGGGTATGGGTACCTACGGCTCGCGCTCGGGCGCGGTCGGAATGTCGGCGATTGCCAAGGCGCTGGACAAGGTCGAGGCCAAGGCCAAGAAGATCGCGGCGCACCTGCTCGAGGCCGACGAGGGCGACATCGTCATCGAGAACGGCACGCTGAAGGTCGCCGGCACCGACAAAAACGTGCCGTGGTTCCAGATGGCGCTGGCGGCCTATACCGCTCATAATTTGCCCGGTGGCATGGAGCCGGGATTGAAGGAGACGGCGTTTTACGACCCGTCCAATTTCACCTTTCCGGCCGGCTGCTACATCTGCGAGGTCGAGATCGATCCGGAGACCGGAACGACCGAGATTATCCAGTTCGTCGCGGCCGACGATTTCGGCAACATCATCAACCCGATGATCGTCGAGGGCCAGGTGCATGGCGGCATCGCGCAGGGCATCGGCCAGGCACTGCTCGAAGGCGCCCACTATGATGCCGACGGCCAGCTTCTGACAGCGAGCTACATGGACTATACCATGCCGCGTGCGGATGACCTGCCTTCGTTCAAGGTCTCGACCTCGAACACGCCGTGTCCGGGCAATCCGCTCGGCATCAAGGGCTGCGGCGAGGCCGGCGCTATCGGCTCGCCGCCGGCGGTGATCAACGCCATCACCGACGCCATAGGAATCTCTGACATCGCCATGCCGGCTTCGCCGTCTACGGTGTGGGCCGCGATCCGTGCGGCGAAGCATTGAAAAGCGAATAGCGAATAGGGAGTAGCGAGTAGGGGAAAAGCGTGATGCGAAGGGAAGGTCCTATTCGCTACTCGCTATTCCCTATTCGCTCTTTCCCAAAGGGAGAGAGACAATGTACGCAGTCAATTACCACCGCGCCGCCTCAGTCGCCGATGCCGCGAAGCTCGTCACGGGCGGCGACGCCAAGTTGCTGTCGGGCGGCATGACCCTGATCCCGGCCATGAAGACGCGGCTGGCGGCCCCCTCCGATGTCGTCGACCTGTCGCGGATCAAGGAGTTGCAAGGGGTGACAGTGTCCGGCAGGACGGTCACGATCGGCGCCGCCACCACGCATTTCGATGTTGCCAGCGACGACAGGTTGAAACAGGCCTGCCCGGCGCTCGCGCATCTGGCATCGCTGATCGGCGATCCGGCAGTGCGCTATAGGGGCACGATCGGCGGCTCGATCGCCAACAACGACCCTGCGGCCGATTATCCAGCGGCCATGCTGGCGCTAAATGCCACCATCATTACCAACACGCGCCAGATCGCGGCCGACAAGTTCTTCACAGGCCTGTTCGAGACGGCGCTGGAGGACGGCGAAATCCTCACGGCCGTCACCTTCACCGCACCGGCAAAGGCAGCCTATAAAAAATTCCGCAATCCGGCCTCCCGCTACGCCATTGTCGGCGTGTTCGTGGCCAAGGGTGAGGACGGCGTCAGGGTGGCCGTGACCGGGGCCGGCGACGATGGCGTCTTCCGCTCGAAGGAGATCGAGGCCGCGCTCGCGAAGGACTTCGTGGCTTCGGCGCTCGACGGCGTCAAGGTGCCGGCGACCAAGCTGATGAGCGATATCCACGCTTCCGCCGACTACCGTGCCAATCTGGTCGCGGTCATGGCTAAGCGCGCGGTGGCCGCCGCCAACGCCTGATTCCTTCCTGCTCCTGTCAGGCAGGAGAGGGACTTCTCGCCCCTTTTCCGCAGATGGGCGCATTGTGGCAATCTCGCACTTGCACAAAGCGATATTGCACTGCACTATGCCGGCGATCAAACGCGAGCCGGGTTCGGAGTGTTCATCACGACCTGCGACCCTATTCGCATGTTTCAATGCGAAGGGAGCGGCATGACCGACATCTCCGCGACGCATGTTGTGCCGCCAAGATCCGTCGCCGACAGATCCGCCAGGACAAGACTGGCCTATCTCGACGGCTGGCGCGGACTTTCGATCGCGCTGGTGCTCATTGGCCATTTCTTTCCCGTTGCAGGGATCAATCTCGGCGTACTGGGCGTCGAATTCTTCTTCGTGCTCAGCGGCCGGCTGATGGCCGAGATCCTGTTCGTCGAGCGCTACCCGCTGAAGAAATTCTTCAAGCGCCGCTTCTCCCGCATCTATCCCGCGCTGCTGGTGTTCGTGATCGTTTCGATGATTGCGCTGTCGGGCACGTTCGTCGCCTTCAAATGGAAGGCGGCGCTGACGGCGCTGACATTCACCTACAACTATGCCGGAATTCTCGTGAACCGCGCCGGCGCGCTCGACCACATCTGGTCGCTCTGTGTCGAAGAGCATGCCTACATCATCCTGGCAGCGATCAGCGCACTTGTCGCAAGCCGTAGCCGCGTCATCCCGCTGCTCCTGGTGCTGGCGGTGCTGGCCATGGCAAACGGTGCGGTTTCGTACTGGTTCCTGCACATGGACTACGAGACCACATACTGGCGCACCGACGTGCATATGGCGTCGATCCTGCTGTCGGCCGCCATCTGCCTGCTGAAGACCGACGGCAAGCTGCCGGCCCTGTTGAAGGGCCCTTATGTGGCGGTGGCGGCGGCCATCGCGGCGGTGCTTCTGTTCATGGACCCGGTACCAACCCCGATCCACTATCTGGTCGCCGTGCCGCTCCTGGCGCTTGCCGTCAACGCTCTCGATTTCAGCACGAGATTGTTTTCTGGACTGCTGTCGTCCTGGCCTATGGCGACGCTGGGTCTATGGTCCTATTCGCTCTATCTGTGGCAGCAGCCATTCTACAAATTCGTCTATGAGCGAGGCAGCGACCCATGGCTGATGCTGGCTGGGGTCTTTGCCTGCGCGCTCTGCAGCTATTATGTCATCGAGCGGCCGTCGCGTGAGTGGCTGAACCGCAACTGGTGAGTGACGCCGCAGTGTCCCTCCCTTGCGTTGCCTAGCGGCCAAGGTCAGCCTCGCTCGATGCCGCCTGTCCGGCAGCTTGTTTGGTAAGTTCGTCCTAATATAGCCAGGGGTGACCTGGCGATCTGCTTGCCGGATAGCCCAATGTCCTTAGACATTGGTATTATGGCAGCTATTCCTTGTTGTCCCGCCCCGTGCTCCGCCTAGTTTATTCGAATCGGAGCATTGCATGGGAGGATGGAATGGCAACGACCAGGGAAAACGCCGGCGGCTGGCTCGACCGCTCGCGCACGATCGCCGAGCCCGGTTTCAGCAGATGGATGGTGCCGCCGGCGGCGTTGTGCATTCATCTTTGCATCGGTCAGGCCTACGCGTTCAGCGTCTTTAACCTGCCGATGTCGAAACTGATCGGTATCACCGATTCGGCGCCCGACGACTGGAAGCTGACCGGACTCGGCTGGATTTTTTCGATCGCGATCCTGTTTCTTGGCCTCGCGGCAGCCTTCGGCGGCGGTTGGCTGGATCGCGTCGGCCCGCGCAAGGCGATGGTCGCGGCCGCCTGCTGTTTCGGCGGCGGTTTCATCGTGTCGGCGCTCGGCGTCACCTTGCATCAACTGTGGATCATCTATCTCGGCTACGGCGTCCTGGGCGGCATCGGCCTCGGGCTCGGTTACATCTCGCCGGTCAAGACGCTGATCACCTGGTTTCCCGACCGGCCGGGCATGGCGACCGGCATGGCGATCATGGGGTTTGGCGGCGGAGCCTTCATCGCTTCGCCGCTTTCGGTCTATCTGCTGAAGCTGTTTTCGACCCCGCAGCATATCGGTGTCGCCGAAACCTTCATCGTGCTGGGCATTGTCTACTTCATCTTCATGCTGATCGGCGCTGTCATCGTCAGGGTGCCGCCCGATGGCTGGCGTCCGGCCGGCTGGACGCCGCCGACGACACAAAACACGATGGTGACAACCGCCAACGTCCATCTCGACGACGCGTTGAAGACACCGCAGTTCTGGCTGTTGTGGGGCGTGCTGTGCCTCAACGTGACGGCCGGCATCGGCGTCCTCGGCCAAGCCTCCGCCATGAGCCAGGAGATGTTCCCGGGACGCATCACGCCGGCCGCCGCCGCCGGCTTCGTCGGCCTGCTATCGATCTTCAACATGCTCGGCCGCTTCTTCTGGGCGTCGACCAGCGACTATATCGGCCGCAAGACGACCTACGCGGTCTTCTTCGTGCTGGGCGTGATCCTTTATGCGGTGGTGCCGTGGACGGGCCAGTCGGGCAACGTGTTCCTGTTCGTGCTGTTCTATGGCGTCATCTTGAGCATGTATGGCGGCGGCTTTTCCACCATTCCGGCCTATCTGCGCGATGTCTTCGGCGTGCGGTATGTCGGTGCCATCCATGGCCGCCTGCTGACGGCGTGGTCGGTGGCGGGCGTGCTGGGGCCGGTCCTGGTCAACTACATCAGGCAGTACCAGATCGATGCAGGAGTAGCGAAGGCCGATGCCTACACGGTCACCATGTACATTATGGCCGGCCTGCTCGTCGTCGGTTTCCTGCTCAACCTGATGATGCGGCCGGTGGATGCACGGTTCCACATGAAGGCCGAACCGGCTGCAGCGTAAGGAGAGTGATCATGGCGCAAGACAACAGCAATTCTGTCAAATTGGTCCTTGCCTGGCTGCTGGTCGGCATCCCGCTGTTGTGGGGGTTCTGGACGACGCTGGTCAGTGCAGCGGCGTTGTTCCAGTAGCGGCAGAGACCTGGAAAGGAGCAGCGCTCAGGCGATGATCCGCCTGACGTAGTAGCGCACCGCCTTCTTGCCGCCGTGGATCACCGCGTCGCCGACCTCGGTGAAGCCGAGCGCGGCATGGAAGGCGTCCGAAGCCGGGTTGGGCGGGTCGGCATTGACCTCGCATGTGACCAGTGCGTGGCCGGCGCGCGTGGCGTGCTCGAACAGGTCCTGGTAGAGCAGGCGGGCATGGCCGCGGCCACGAGCTTGCGCGGCCACCACGACGCGATCGACATAGACGAAGCGCTCGTAGCGTTCGCGAAACCAGAGAAAATTCGGACTGTCGTACCGGGCCCCCTGATCGAAGGTCATGATGAAGGCTTCGAGCGCGCCGATGCGGCGCGCATAGAACGCCTCGCCAAGCAGGAAGGACAGGCGCTCGGGCTCAAGCCAGGACAATTCGGCGGCATGCTCGTTGTTGAGCGCGAGTATGGCCGCTTCGTCGCTTTGCGAGACACGGCTGATCGGGGAGAGAGCGGTCATGCCTTGGCCGCCGCGATCGTCGCTGCCACAAGCGGCGTATCGGTTAGCGTATTGCGATACTCGCGGTCGAGGTCGGAGCCGCCCATGCCGACCTTGGGATTGCGGTAGCGCATGGCGCTGGGCACGTCCTTGAGGGCGGCGAAATGCATTTCGGACAGTCCAGTCCTTTGCCGCACCTCGGCAATGTTGCCGAGATCGAGCCCGCCGCAGCCGAGAATGACGATGCGGTCGCCCCCCTGTCGCACCAGGTCCGCCAACAGCGACAGGCCCTCCATCGCCGTGTCGCGTTGGCCGCTGGTCAGCACGCGGCCGACCTTGCAGCGGATCAGCGCTTCCAACGCCTCGGCCGGGTCGCGCGTCATGTCGAAAGCGCGGTGACACGTGACGTTAAGGCCGCCGGCGGCCTCCGTCAGTTCGCTCATGCGGCGCTCGTCGATGGTGCCTTCGGCGGTGAGGCAGCCGAACACCACGCCGGGCACGCCGAGGTCGCGCAGGGCGGCTACGTCGGCCAGCATCGAACGGTACTCGGTTTCGCTGTAGAGAAAATCGCCGCCACGCGGCCGCACCATGACATGGAACGGCACAATCGCCTGGTCGAGCGCGGCGCGCACGGTTCCCAAGCTCGGCGTGATGCCGCCTTCGACGAGGCTGGCGCACAGTTCGACCCTGTCGGCGCCGCCGGCCTGTGCGGCCAGAAGGCCATCAATGCCCTCGACACAGATTTCGATCAGCGGCGGGCGGGCTTCTTCAGTCAAGGTGTGATCCTGTCCATGATGTTGTGAGAAGCCCGTAGCACCCGCGCGGCGGGCGCGAAAGCAGGAACGGCACGGCGCATTGGACCAGGGGGCATTTCCCTGCTTGACAGTCTTATAACTACATGGTTATGAGTTAACCCATAGCCATCGAGTTATTGATCGCGAGCGGTGGCTCGACGACGACTAAGAGGAGCACGGCATGACACAGACCAAATCGATCGTCGTTGAACGGCTGATTCCGCATTCGGCGGAGAAGATATGGCGTGCGCTGACAGTGCCCGAACTCGTCGCAGAATGGCTCATGCAGAATGACTTCGCGCCGCAAGAGGGGCATCGCTTCACGTTCCGCGCTTCACCGGTACCGGGCTGGTCCGGGGTGACGAACTGCGTCGTGCTGAAAGTCGAGGCGCCACGCCTGCTTGCCTATAGCTGGGGCGACGGAAGCGAATCCGACAGCGGACTGAAAACCGTGGTGACCTGGTCGCTCACGCCTGAGGGCGCGGCGACCCGGGTGCGGATGGAGCACTCGGGGTTCCGGCCGGCCGACGAGCGTGGATATGTCGGCATGGGAAGCGGCTGGCCGCGTATTCTTGAGCGACTTGAGCAGGTGGCTGCGAAGCAAGGCTGAGCGCCGACTCTCCTCGACCGACCGGTCGCCATGGCCGGCGAACCACAACAAGTCTCCCGGATGCGCCGCTCCCGGGCATGGCAAACCGCGCCCTGACCAAACTTTTCAAACGGAGAAACGCCATGGAAGCCAGGCTCAAGAACCCCGTGATGCTCATCCCCGGCGCCCTGCAGGCGCTGCTGGCGCTGGACAAGTCGACCGAGGCGGCCGATTTGCCCTATGTGACGCGCAAGCTCGTCCATCTGCGCGCCAGCCAGATCAATGGCTGCTCGGTTTGCGTCGACATGCATGCGCGCGAACTCAAGAAGGCTGGCGAGAAGGACGAACGCATCTTTGCCTTGTCGGCCTGGCGGGAGACGCCGTACTTCACCGATGCCGAACGCGCCGCGCTTGCCCTTGCCGAAGCCGGCACAAGGCTGGCCGACAGAACGGATGCCGTGACGGACGAGGTATGGGACGAGGCCGCCCGGCACTATGACGAAAAGGCGCTTGCCGGGCTCGTCATCCAGATCGCCGTGATCAACGCCTTCAATCGGCTGAACGCCACGACACGCCAAATGGTCGGCGCCTGGGGCTAAGGCCGCGCGAAGGCGAGCCGTGCCACGGTGCAATGGCGGCTGGACTCGCGGTGCACCAAACCTGCTTGCCTAGCCCGGCCGGGTCGCGGCCGGCGGCAATTCGAACAGTTTGGCGCCATTTTCCTCGCCGCGTTCGACATAGCCGATGGTGCGAAACCATTTTGCGATTTCCGGTCCCGTGAGCCAGCTGCGGGAGTGAATAGGGAGATTGCCGGCGAGCGCCTGGATCTGCCTGATATGCCGCCTGCAGAAACGCACGGTCGCGGCCCTGAAAAAGCCCTCGCGCGCGGCGAACAGCGTGTCCGCGGCGTCGCCATGCTCGTGCCAGGCGACGATCGCTACGGTCCCGTCGTTGTCGACAAGGGCATGGGCGCGGCCCTCCTTCAGGTTCATCATCAGATTGTCGTAGGCGACCTTGCTGTCCTTGCCGGCGGCGATGTATTCGTCGGACATGCGCTTGGACAAATGGCGAAACACGTCTTCCAGATCGCCGACCGTCGCTGTTCGTGCTCTCATTTCTGCTCCTTGAGCCCCGGCAGGGAGTTTGCTCCAGGAAAAGGCATTCACCAAGCAAAGGGATTTCGCGAAAAACCCAACGGGGGGAATCCGGTTCCGCCGGTAAGGCGGGCAACCGGCATAGCATCGTCAGCCCGGTCGTGCGGAACCGGATGTGAAGAGCTGGGCCAACACTTAACGCGGCGCGCTCCCGTGGCGAGACAGTTCGAGGAGCCGGAGCAGCGGTGGCTTACTGGCGCAAAACCGTGTTCTTGGTGCCTTCCTCGACCTGGTCGATCACCAGCAGCTTGACCGGGCCTTCACCGATATTGGTGGCCTGATGCCACTGCCCGATCATCTCGATGATGAAATCGCCAGTCTTGTAGGTGTTGCTGTTGCCGGTGTCGACATTGGTGACCTTCAACGTGCCGGCCTCGACATAGGCGTAGCGCGGGAACGGATGCTTGTGCACCGGCAAGGTCGCGCCCGGCGCTATGTCGTAGGTCGACACCAGCACCTGCACGTTCTTCTGCGGCAGCGTGATCGGCTGGCCGGAAGCGGTGGTCGTGCGCGAGGCGAGGGGTGTCACGACGACGGGC
Protein-coding regions in this window:
- a CDS encoding xanthine dehydrogenase family protein molybdopterin-binding subunit, whose protein sequence is MGIEGVGASVARKEDKRFITGAGRYVDDMVVPGMKHAAFVRSPHAHAQIVKIDVDKAQAMPGVIGVLTGKELKADGIGNLICGWMIHSKDGSPMKMGAWSPLAFDKVRYVGDAVVVVVADTKGQARDAAEAVEITYNELEAVVDATKALEKGAPQLHPEAENNLIFDWEIGDAKATDAAIKAASHVTRMKIVNNRLVPNAMEPRAALGHYDRAEDHYTCWTTSQNPHVARLVMSAFYNIAPENKLRVIAPDVGGGFGSKIYIYPEEIVCLWASKKTGVPVKWVADRTESFLSDAHGRDHVSTVEMAFDKNNRITGLKVDTLANLGAYMSLFSSCVPTYLYATLLSGQYDIPAIHANVRTVYTNTAPVDAYRGAGRPEATYLIERTMETAARELGVSPAELRRTNFITTFPHQTPVIMNYDAGDYGASLDAAMGAADYAGFAGRKAEAARNGKLRGIGMSCYIEACGLAPSAAVGSLGAGVGLWESAEVRVNAAGTIEVLTGSHSHGQGHETTFAQLVNERFGVPIDSVSIVHGDTDKVQMGMGTYGSRSGAVGMSAIAKALDKVEAKAKKIAAHLLEADEGDIVIENGTLKVAGTDKNVPWFQMALAAYTAHNLPGGMEPGLKETAFYDPSNFTFPAGCYICEVEIDPETGTTEIIQFVAADDFGNIINPMIVEGQVHGGIAQGIGQALLEGAHYDADGQLLTASYMDYTMPRADDLPSFKVSTSNTPCPGNPLGIKGCGEAGAIGSPPAVINAITDAIGISDIAMPASPSTVWAAIRAAKH
- a CDS encoding GNAT family N-acetyltransferase; this encodes MTALSPISRVSQSDEAAILALNNEHAAELSWLEPERLSFLLGEAFYARRIGALEAFIMTFDQGARYDSPNFLWFRERYERFVYVDRVVVAAQARGRGHARLLYQDLFEHATRAGHALVTCEVNADPPNPASDAFHAALGFTEVGDAVIHGGKKAVRYYVRRIIA
- a CDS encoding cupin domain-containing protein codes for the protein MRKILASALLLAAAAFATGAHALDSSGTPVVVTPLASRTTTASGQPITLPQKNVQVLVSTYDIAPGATLPVHKHPFPRYAYVEAGTLKVTNVDTGNSNTYKTGDFIIEMIGQWHQATNIGEGPVKLLVIDQVEEGTKNTVLRQ
- a CDS encoding copper homeostasis protein CutC produces the protein MTEEARPPLIEICVEGIDGLLAAQAGGADRVELCASLVEGGITPSLGTVRAALDQAIVPFHVMVRPRGGDFLYSETEYRSMLADVAALRDLGVPGVVFGCLTAEGTIDERRMSELTEAAGGLNVTCHRAFDMTRDPAEALEALIRCKVGRVLTSGQRDTAMEGLSLLADLVRQGGDRIVILGCGGLDLGNIAEVRQRTGLSEMHFAALKDVPSAMRYRNPKVGMGGSDLDREYRNTLTDTPLVAATIAAAKA
- a CDS encoding MFS transporter small subunit produces the protein MAQDNSNSVKLVLAWLLVGIPLLWGFWTTLVSAAALFQ
- a CDS encoding OFA family MFS transporter, encoding MATTRENAGGWLDRSRTIAEPGFSRWMVPPAALCIHLCIGQAYAFSVFNLPMSKLIGITDSAPDDWKLTGLGWIFSIAILFLGLAAAFGGGWLDRVGPRKAMVAAACCFGGGFIVSALGVTLHQLWIIYLGYGVLGGIGLGLGYISPVKTLITWFPDRPGMATGMAIMGFGGGAFIASPLSVYLLKLFSTPQHIGVAETFIVLGIVYFIFMLIGAVIVRVPPDGWRPAGWTPPTTQNTMVTTANVHLDDALKTPQFWLLWGVLCLNVTAGIGVLGQASAMSQEMFPGRITPAAAAGFVGLLSIFNMLGRFFWASTSDYIGRKTTYAVFFVLGVILYAVVPWTGQSGNVFLFVLFYGVILSMYGGGFSTIPAYLRDVFGVRYVGAIHGRLLTAWSVAGVLGPVLVNYIRQYQIDAGVAKADAYTVTMYIMAGLLVVGFLLNLMMRPVDARFHMKAEPAAA
- a CDS encoding acyltransferase family protein, whose amino-acid sequence is MTDISATHVVPPRSVADRSARTRLAYLDGWRGLSIALVLIGHFFPVAGINLGVLGVEFFFVLSGRLMAEILFVERYPLKKFFKRRFSRIYPALLVFVIVSMIALSGTFVAFKWKAALTALTFTYNYAGILVNRAGALDHIWSLCVEEHAYIILAAISALVASRSRVIPLLLVLAVLAMANGAVSYWFLHMDYETTYWRTDVHMASILLSAAICLLKTDGKLPALLKGPYVAVAAAIAAVLLFMDPVPTPIHYLVAVPLLALAVNALDFSTRLFSGLLSSWPMATLGLWSYSLYLWQQPFYKFVYERGSDPWLMLAGVFACALCSYYVIERPSREWLNRNW
- a CDS encoding SRPBCC family protein, encoding MTQTKSIVVERLIPHSAEKIWRALTVPELVAEWLMQNDFAPQEGHRFTFRASPVPGWSGVTNCVVLKVEAPRLLAYSWGDGSESDSGLKTVVTWSLTPEGAATRVRMEHSGFRPADERGYVGMGSGWPRILERLEQVAAKQG
- a CDS encoding carboxymuconolactone decarboxylase family protein, encoding MEARLKNPVMLIPGALQALLALDKSTEAADLPYVTRKLVHLRASQINGCSVCVDMHARELKKAGEKDERIFALSAWRETPYFTDAERAALALAEAGTRLADRTDAVTDEVWDEAARHYDEKALAGLVIQIAVINAFNRLNATTRQMVGAWG
- a CDS encoding FAD binding domain-containing protein, translated to MYAVNYHRAASVADAAKLVTGGDAKLLSGGMTLIPAMKTRLAAPSDVVDLSRIKELQGVTVSGRTVTIGAATTHFDVASDDRLKQACPALAHLASLIGDPAVRYRGTIGGSIANNDPAADYPAAMLALNATIITNTRQIAADKFFTGLFETALEDGEILTAVTFTAPAKAAYKKFRNPASRYAIVGVFVAKGEDGVRVAVTGAGDDGVFRSKEIEAALAKDFVASALDGVKVPATKLMSDIHASADYRANLVAVMAKRAVAAANA